From one Trifolium pratense cultivar HEN17-A07 linkage group LG1, ARS_RC_1.1, whole genome shotgun sequence genomic stretch:
- the LOC123903255 gene encoding U-box domain-containing protein 70 yields the protein MAETKEGSSSEMSLKDQGNEFFKSGKYLKAAALYTQAIKKDPSNPTLYSNRAAALLQLDKLNKALDDAEMTIKLKPQWEKGHFRKGCILEAMKRYDDALASFEIASQYNPQSQEVTKKIKKINQLVKDSKRAQEVENMRSNVDMAKHLDTLKPEMSEKYGSEESWKDILSFLIETMETAVKSWHETSSVDARVYFLPDKEKTQTDKYPPIVNIDKAFETPETHSSCFSFLRQYAEESFSKAACLVAAKKIIAYPQVWKGQGSRKWKHAQSDGFFVQFESPSVRKLWFIPSSNEKGQTLCRDPEVLDIGSHEVVPRLFKEKTSSS from the exons ATGGCAGAAACAAAAGAAGGATCAAGTTCTGAGATGTCTCTAAAAGATCAAGGTAACGAGTTTTTCAAGTCAGGAAAATATCTCAAAGCTGCTGCACTCTACACTCAAGCCATCAAAAAAGACCCTTCAAATCCCACACTTTATAG TAATCGTGCTGCAGCATTGCTGCAATTGGATAAGCTTAATAAAGCTCTTGATGATGCTGAAATGACTATTAAGTTAAAACCCCAATGGGAAAAG GGACATTTCCGGAAGGGATGCATATTGGAGGCCATGAAACGATATGATGAT GCTTTAGCGTCCTTTGAGATTGCTTCGCAGTATAACCCACAAAGTCAAGAAGtaacaaaaaagataaagaagataaaCCAACTAGTGAAAGATAGCAAGCGAGCTCAAGAAGTAGAGAATATGAGATCAAATGTTGACATGGCCAAAcatttagatacattgaaaccTGAAATG TCTGAAAAGTATGGATCCGAAGAATCCTGGAAAGACATTTTATCATTCCTTATTGAGACCATGGAGACCGCTGTAAAATCATGGCATGAAACTTCTTCAGTGGATGCTAGAGTTTACTTCCTTCCTGATAAGGAAAAGACGCAGACCGATAAGTATCCCCCAATTGTGAATATTGATAAG GCCTTTGAAACACCAGAAACACACAGCAGCTGCTTTTCATTTCTTAGGCAGTATGCTGAGGAGTCTTTCTCCAAAGCAGCTTGCTTAGTGGCTGCCAAAAAGATCATTGCTTATCCACAG GTTTGGAAAGGCCAAGGATCAAGGAAATGGAAACATGCACAGAGTGATGGTTTCTTTGTTCAATTTGAGTCTCCTTCCGTCCGAAAATTGTGGTTTATTCCCAGTTCAAATGAAAAGGGACAGACACTTTGCAG GGATCCAGAAGTTTTGGACATTGGTTCTCATGAAGTTGTTCCTCGCTTGTTCAAAGAAAAGACATCCAGTTCTTGA